A genomic segment from Sciurus carolinensis chromosome 1, mSciCar1.2, whole genome shotgun sequence encodes:
- the Psrc1 gene encoding proline/serine-rich coiled-coil protein 1 isoform X2 — protein sequence MEDLEEEVKFIVDETLDFGGLSPSDSREEEDVAVSVTPEKPLRRGLFHRSDPNAVAPAPQGIRFSLGPLSPEKLEEILDEANRLAAQLEQCALQEQESPGQGPGPLRGKPSPRRETFVLKDSPVRDLLPNVSSLAWSTPSPGSLTPRLRSSDKKGSTRALRVTPGKRPSSVKRESPTCNLLPASKSPASSPLARSTPPLRGKAGPSARATASPPTPVRQALAPQPSTSNSQRQSRPQGTTAKSSSRLPIPSAVPRPSSRMPLTSRCLPPGKGALPPDSVSTRKGLLRPSTAGHRVPVSQRPNLPVTGATRSNLQPPRKVAVSGPTR from the exons ATGGAGGATTTGGAGGAAG AAGTCAAGTTTATTGTGGATGAGACCCTGGACTTTGGAGGCTTGTCCCCATCTGACAG TCGTGAGGAGGAAGATGTAGCAGTATCGGTGACTCCAGAGAAACCACTCCGACGGGGCCTCTTCCACCGAAGTGACCCAAATGCAGTGGCCCCTGCACCCCAGGGTATAAGGTTCAGCTTAGGGCCTCTCAGTCCAGAAAAGCTGGAGGAGATCCTTGATGAAGCCAACCGGCTGGCAGCTCAGTTGGAGCAGTGTGCCCTTCAGGAGCAGGAGAGCCcaggccagggcccagggcctCTCCGAGGGAAGCCCAGCCCTCGCCGCGAGACCTTTGTGCTGAAGGACAGCCCTGTTCGAGACCTACTACCCAATGTCAGCTCTTTGGCTTGGAGTACACCCTCCCCAGGCAGCCTGACACCTCGGCTCCGGAGCAGTGACAAGAAAGGGTCAACCAGGGCTCTTAGAGTGACTCCTGGAAAGAGGCCTTCCAGTGTGAAGAGG gAATCACCCACTTGTAATCTGTTGCCTGCATCCAAAAGCCCAGCATCATCTCCTCTTGCACGATCAACTCCTCCGCTCCGGGGGAAAGCTGGGCCCAGTGCAAGGGCAACAGCAA GCCCACCTACCCCTGTCAGACAAGCCTTGGCCCCACAGCCTTCAACCAGCAACTCTCAACGCCAGTCCCGGCCACAGGGAACAACTGCTAAGTCTTCCAGTCGACTGCCCATTCCCTCAGCTGTCCCCAGGCCCTCCAGCCGAATGCCACTCACCAGCCGTTGTTTACCACCTGGCAAAGGTGCCCTACCTCCAGATTCTGTGTCAACTCGGAAAGGGCTTCTAAGACCAAGCACTGCAGGGCACAGAG TTCCTGTTTCCCAGCGACCAAACCTTCCTGTCACTGGTGCCACTCGCAGCAATCTGCAGCCTCCCAGGAAAGTTGCAGTCTCTGGACCTACCAG GTAA
- the Psrc1 gene encoding proline/serine-rich coiled-coil protein 1 isoform X3 — translation MEDLEEEVKFIVDETLDFGGLSPSDSREEEDVAVSVTPEKPLRRGLFHRSDPNAVAPAPQGIRFSLGPLSPEKLEEILDEANRLAAQLEQCALQEQESPGQGPGPLRGKPSPRRETFVLKDSPVRDLLPNVSSLAWSTPSPGSLTPRLRSSDKKGSTRALRVTPGKRPSSVKRESPTCNLLPASKSPASSPLARSTPPLRGKAGPSARATASPPTPVRQALAPQPSTSNSQRQSRPQGTTAKSSSRLPIPSAVPRPSSRMPLTSRCLPPGKGALPPDSVSTRKGLLRPSTAGHRVPVSQRPNLPVTGATRSNLQPPRKVAVSGPTR, via the exons ATGGAGGATTTGGAGGAAG AAGTCAAGTTTATTGTGGATGAGACCCTGGACTTTGGAGGCTTGTCCCCATCTGACAG TCGTGAGGAGGAAGATGTAGCAGTATCGGTGACTCCAGAGAAACCACTCCGACGGGGCCTCTTCCACCGAAGTGACCCAAATGCAGTGGCCCCTGCACCCCAGGGTATAAGGTTCAGCTTAGGGCCTCTCAGTCCAGAAAAGCTGGAGGAGATCCTTGATGAAGCCAACCGGCTGGCAGCTCAGTTGGAGCAGTGTGCCCTTCAGGAGCAGGAGAGCCcaggccagggcccagggcctCTCCGAGGGAAGCCCAGCCCTCGCCGCGAGACCTTTGTGCTGAAGGACAGCCCTGTTCGAGACCTACTACCCAATGTCAGCTCTTTGGCTTGGAGTACACCCTCCCCAGGCAGCCTGACACCTCGGCTCCGGAGCAGTGACAAGAAAGGGTCAACCAGGGCTCTTAGAGTGACTCCTGGAAAGAGGCCTTCCAGTGTGAAGAGG gAATCACCCACTTGTAATCTGTTGCCTGCATCCAAAAGCCCAGCATCATCTCCTCTTGCACGATCAACTCCTCCGCTCCGGGGGAAAGCTGGGCCCAGTGCAAGGGCAACAGCAA GCCCACCTACCCCTGTCAGACAAGCCTTGGCCCCACAGCCTTCAACCAGCAACTCTCAACGCCAGTCCCGGCCACAGGGAACAACTGCTAAGTCTTCCAGTCGACTGCCCATTCCCTCAGCTGTCCCCAGGCCCTCCAGCCGAATGCCACTCACCAGCCGTTGTTTACCACCTGGCAAAGGTGCCCTACCTCCAGATTCTGTGTCAACTCGGAAAGGGCTTCTAAGACCAAGCACTGCAGGGCACAGAG TTCCTGTTTCCCAGCGACCAAACCTTCCTGTCACTGGTGCCACTCGCAGCAATCTGCAGCCTCCCAGGAAAGTTGCAGTCTCTGGACCTACCAGGTAA
- the Psrc1 gene encoding proline/serine-rich coiled-coil protein 1 isoform X1, which produces MRPWTLEACPHLTVPCSFLCGLGALFVFCLSREEEDVAVSVTPEKPLRRGLFHRSDPNAVAPAPQGIRFSLGPLSPEKLEEILDEANRLAAQLEQCALQEQESPGQGPGPLRGKPSPRRETFVLKDSPVRDLLPNVSSLAWSTPSPGSLTPRLRSSDKKGSTRALRVTPGKRPSSVKRESPTCNLLPASKSPASSPLARSTPPLRGKAGPSARATASPPTPVRQALAPQPSTSNSQRQSRPQGTTAKSSSRLPIPSAVPRPSSRMPLTSRCLPPGKGALPPDSVSTRKGLLRPSTAGHRVPVSQRPNLPVTGATRSNLQPPRKVAVSGPTR; this is translated from the exons ATGAGACCCTGGACTTTGGAGGCTTGTCCCCATCTGACAG TCCCCTGCTCCTTTTTGTGTGGTCTTGGTGccttgtttgttttctgtctcaGTCGTGAGGAGGAAGATGTAGCAGTATCGGTGACTCCAGAGAAACCACTCCGACGGGGCCTCTTCCACCGAAGTGACCCAAATGCAGTGGCCCCTGCACCCCAGGGTATAAGGTTCAGCTTAGGGCCTCTCAGTCCAGAAAAGCTGGAGGAGATCCTTGATGAAGCCAACCGGCTGGCAGCTCAGTTGGAGCAGTGTGCCCTTCAGGAGCAGGAGAGCCcaggccagggcccagggcctCTCCGAGGGAAGCCCAGCCCTCGCCGCGAGACCTTTGTGCTGAAGGACAGCCCTGTTCGAGACCTACTACCCAATGTCAGCTCTTTGGCTTGGAGTACACCCTCCCCAGGCAGCCTGACACCTCGGCTCCGGAGCAGTGACAAGAAAGGGTCAACCAGGGCTCTTAGAGTGACTCCTGGAAAGAGGCCTTCCAGTGTGAAGAGG gAATCACCCACTTGTAATCTGTTGCCTGCATCCAAAAGCCCAGCATCATCTCCTCTTGCACGATCAACTCCTCCGCTCCGGGGGAAAGCTGGGCCCAGTGCAAGGGCAACAGCAA GCCCACCTACCCCTGTCAGACAAGCCTTGGCCCCACAGCCTTCAACCAGCAACTCTCAACGCCAGTCCCGGCCACAGGGAACAACTGCTAAGTCTTCCAGTCGACTGCCCATTCCCTCAGCTGTCCCCAGGCCCTCCAGCCGAATGCCACTCACCAGCCGTTGTTTACCACCTGGCAAAGGTGCCCTACCTCCAGATTCTGTGTCAACTCGGAAAGGGCTTCTAAGACCAAGCACTGCAGGGCACAGAG TTCCTGTTTCCCAGCGACCAAACCTTCCTGTCACTGGTGCCACTCGCAGCAATCTGCAGCCTCCCAGGAAAGTTGCAGTCTCTGGACCTACCAG GTAA